A DNA window from Pirellulales bacterium contains the following coding sequences:
- a CDS encoding DUF1559 domain-containing protein, whose protein sequence is MSTEVGRNASHGSRRLGFTLVELLVVIAIIGVLVALLLPAIQAAREAARRMQCSNNVKQLALGALNFESAKKRLPPSGQCDSTGGASTTYTIHSTATHVLPYIERQAIYDMFDHQADPRTVYSAAPSGESLRTPTGCLLHPKTTGRNYDDPAHPNGQLAAKTKIDSFVCPSTPVSNEARDPVHGYGGIDYMIVALSDVDSQPGSATYGMRTPGAGSDAWKTQVVAPLLNCDGGGFSRVTDGASNTIMWIEDAGRSHPDVDNYGSYSNRFTPVSGAADPIDMSSGPNGRRVFAWADADAVGNGYSGPSNAISPGSRAAKLNNYASPDGGPPECRWSVNNCGPNDEPFAFHSGGVNAAMGDGSVHFLADSMDGVVVKWLVGAEDGQLADFDL, encoded by the coding sequence ATGTCTACGGAAGTCGGCCGAAACGCCTCGCACGGGAGTCGTCGTCTCGGATTCACCCTCGTCGAACTGCTGGTGGTGATCGCCATCATCGGCGTGTTGGTGGCGCTGCTGTTGCCGGCGATTCAGGCGGCACGCGAGGCGGCCCGGCGGATGCAATGCAGCAACAACGTCAAACAACTGGCCCTGGGAGCGCTCAACTTCGAGTCGGCGAAAAAGCGGCTCCCCCCCAGCGGGCAGTGCGACTCGACCGGAGGCGCCTCGACGACGTACACGATCCACTCGACCGCGACTCACGTGCTGCCCTACATCGAGCGACAGGCGATCTACGACATGTTCGATCATCAGGCTGATCCGCGAACCGTGTACTCGGCCGCCCCGAGCGGCGAATCGCTCCGAACGCCGACAGGCTGCTTGCTCCATCCGAAGACCACGGGTCGGAATTACGACGACCCGGCCCATCCGAACGGACAACTCGCGGCGAAGACCAAGATCGACTCGTTCGTCTGTCCGTCGACTCCGGTGTCGAACGAGGCGCGCGACCCGGTGCACGGGTACGGCGGCATCGACTACATGATCGTTGCGCTGTCGGACGTCGACTCGCAACCCGGTTCGGCGACCTACGGCATGCGGACTCCCGGGGCGGGGTCGGACGCTTGGAAGACGCAGGTCGTCGCTCCGCTGTTGAACTGCGACGGCGGAGGGTTCAGCCGCGTCACCGACGGGGCCAGCAATACGATCATGTGGATCGAGGACGCCGGCCGCTCGCATCCCGACGTCGACAACTACGGCTCGTACTCGAACCGCTTTACGCCGGTGTCCGGCGCCGCCGATCCGATCGACATGTCGAGCGGCCCGAACGGCCGACGGGTGTTTGCGTGGGCCGACGCCGACGCGGTGGGGAACGGCTACTCGGGCCCCAGCAACGCGATCAGCCCCGGTTCGCGCGCGGCGAAGCTGAACAACTACGCCAGCCCCGACGGCGGGCCGCCGGAGTGCCGTTGGTCGGTCAACAACTGCGGACCGAACGACGAGCCGTTCGCTTTCCACTCGGGGGGCGTCAACGCCGCCATGGGGGACGGGTCGGTCCACTTCCTGGCCGACAGCATGGACGGCGTGGTCGTCAAGTGGCTGGTCGGCGCCGAAGACGGGCAACTCGCGGATTTCGACCTGTAA
- the ispG gene encoding (E)-4-hydroxy-3-methylbut-2-enyl-diphosphate synthase has product MNIPRNPTREVRIGSIAIGAAHPIAVQSMTATHTQDVDATVAQVNALHAAGADVVRIAVDNAKDAAALAAIRRQTTANLSVDLQENYRMAELVAPYVDKIRYNPGHLYHHERDKPWREKVRFLAQVAADHDCALRVGVNCGSVDPDKLGRYSEEDSISPMLDSAWEHCNWLDELGFTRYCVSLKDSDPQKVIEVNRRFAEQRPDVPLHLGVTEAGMPPDGIVKTRIAFEQLVSRGIGDTIRVSLTVSNPRKPEEIAAGRAILADIAAGRVRSVVDYGLSTLNIISCPSCSRVENEAFIELAEQVKEMTSYAADHKLTIAVMGCRVNGPGETDDADLGLWCGPNFVNLKRGSEELGQFPYDAILPRLKAELDALIATRT; this is encoded by the coding sequence ATGAACATCCCCCGCAATCCGACCCGTGAGGTTCGCATCGGTTCGATCGCCATCGGCGCGGCGCATCCGATTGCCGTGCAGAGCATGACGGCGACGCACACTCAGGACGTCGACGCGACCGTCGCACAGGTCAATGCGCTGCACGCCGCGGGGGCCGACGTCGTACGGATCGCGGTCGACAACGCCAAGGACGCCGCCGCGCTCGCTGCAATCCGTCGGCAAACCACGGCGAACCTGTCGGTCGATCTGCAAGAGAACTACCGCATGGCGGAGCTCGTCGCCCCGTACGTCGACAAGATTCGCTACAACCCGGGGCACCTGTACCACCACGAGCGCGACAAGCCGTGGCGCGAAAAGGTGCGGTTCCTCGCCCAGGTCGCGGCGGACCACGACTGTGCGTTGCGAGTCGGCGTGAACTGCGGCAGCGTCGATCCCGACAAGCTGGGGCGGTATTCCGAGGAGGACTCGATCTCGCCGATGCTCGACAGCGCATGGGAGCATTGCAACTGGCTCGACGAGTTGGGCTTCACGCGATACTGCGTGTCGCTCAAGGACTCGGACCCGCAGAAGGTGATCGAGGTCAACCGCCGCTTCGCCGAGCAACGTCCCGACGTGCCGCTCCACCTGGGAGTGACCGAGGCGGGGATGCCCCCCGACGGGATCGTCAAGACGCGAATCGCGTTTGAGCAGCTCGTGAGCCGCGGCATCGGCGACACGATCCGGGTGTCGCTGACCGTCAGCAACCCCCGCAAGCCGGAGGAGATCGCCGCGGGGCGGGCGATCTTGGCGGACATCGCCGCGGGGCGGGTCCGCTCGGTCGTCGATTACGGGCTCTCGACGCTTAACATCATCAGTTGCCCCAGTTGTTCGCGAGTCGAGAACGAAGCGTTCATCGAGTTGGCCGAGCAGGTTAAGGAGATGACGAGCTACGCGGCCGATCACAAGCTGACGATCGCCGTGATGGGCTGCCGGGTGAACGGCCCGGGCGAAACCGACGACGCCGACCTGGGCCTGTGGTGCGGTCCGAACTTCGTGAACCTCAAGCGCGGCAGCGAGGAACTGGGGCAGTTCCCGTACGACGCGATCCTGCCGCGACTGAAGGCGGAGCTCGATGCGCTGATTGCGACGCGGACGTGA